From one Oncorhynchus keta strain PuntledgeMale-10-30-2019 chromosome 30, Oket_V2, whole genome shotgun sequence genomic stretch:
- the prkag3a gene encoding 5'-AMP-activated protein kinase subunit gamma-1 isoform X1, producing the protein MLLKSTQKLCRICQRGMYPPLFCLRLTPDPTPIPLALCIPLETPAPNIDPTGLWDRQGERSLHVAGSSVYCWIMFQEMREELKNSEADAEMYMKFMKSHCCYEAIPTSCKLVIFDTTLQNILFLLNSAQIFSLHFPRERSWSLLVKKAFFALVANGLRAAPLWDSKTQRFVGMLTITDFINILHRYYRSPLVQMNELERHQIGTWRDVYLQYSNHCLHSIAPDASLFDAIYSLLRHKIHRLPVIDPVSGNVLHILTHKRILKFLHIFYSTQKETVPKPCFMQKTIQDVGIGTFRNIATVQQTASVYDALSVFVERRVSALPVVNEQGKVVALYSRFDVINLAAQKTYNNLNMSMQEAIRRRCCFIEGVIKCLPDETLETVIDRIIKAEVHRLVLVDKEDVCRGIISLSDLLQAMVLSPAGIDALLAS; encoded by the exons ATGCTCCTCAAATCCACACAGAAACTATGCAGAATATGTCAGAGAGGAATGTACCCACCCCTTTTCTGCCTGCGCCTCACCCCAGACCCCACCCCCATCCCGTTGGCCCTCTGCATACCACTTGAGACTCCTGCTCCTAATATAGACCCAACTGGTTTGTgggacaggcagggggagaggagcctACATGTAGCAGGATCTAGCGTTTATTGTTGG ATCATGTTTCAAGAGATGCGTGAAGAATTGAAGAATTCAG AGGCTGATGCTGAGATGTACATGAAGTTCATGAAAAGTCATTGCTGCTATGAGGCCATTCCAACCAGCTGTAAACTGGTCATATTTGACACAACACTACAA AACATACTCTTCCTGCTGAACTCAGCCCAGATATTCTCCCTCCACTTCCCAAGGGAAAGGTCATGGTCCCTTTTG GTGAAGAAAGCCTTTTTCGCTCTTGTAGCAAACGGCTTGAGAGCTGCACCTCTCTGGGATAGCAAGACACAGAGGTTTGTGG GTATGCTGACTATAACAGATTTCATCAACATTCTCCATCGTTACTACAGGTCCCCATTG GTTCAAATGAACGAGCTGGAGAGGCATCAAATTGGAACATGGCGAG aTGTGTACCTGCAATACTCCAACCACTGTCTTCACAGTATCGCTCCAGACGCCAG CCTCTTCGACGCCATCTATTCCCTACTGAGGCATAAGATCCACAGATTGCCGGTTATCGATCCCGTGTCCGGAAATGTCTTACACATTCTCACGCACAAGCGAATCCTCAAGTTTCTCCATATATTT TACTCTACACAGAAAGAGACAGTCCCAAAACCCTGCTTCATGCAGAAGACGATCCAGGACGTTGGGATCGGGACATTCCGGAACATTGCCACGGTCCAGCAGACAGCCTCAGTCTACGATGCCCTGTCTGTGTTTGTAGAGAGGAGGGTCTCCGCACTGCCCGTAGTAAACGAGCAAG GCAAGGTGGTGGCTCTCTACTCCCGATTTGATGTGATT AATCTGGCTGCCCAGAAGACATACAACAACCTGAACATGTCCATGCAGGAGGCCATCCGACGGCGCTGCTGTTTCATTGAGGGCGTCATCAAGTGCCTCCCCGACGAGACCCTGGAGACCGTCATTGATCGCATTATTAAGGCTGAG GTCCATCGGCTGGTCCTGGTGGACAAAGAGGACGTGTGCAGGgggatcatctctctctctgacctgctcCAGGCCATGGTGTTAAGCCCGGCAGGTATTGATGCCCTTTTAGCCTCTTAG
- the prkag3a gene encoding 5'-AMP-activated protein kinase subunit gamma-1 isoform X4, whose amino-acid sequence MYPPLFCLRLTPDPTPIPLALCIPLETPAPNIDPTGLWDRQGERSLHVAGSSVYCWIMFQEMREELKNSEADAEMYMKFMKSHCCYEAIPTSCKLVIFDTTLQVKKAFFALVANGLRAAPLWDSKTQRFVGMLTITDFINILHRYYRSPLVQMNELERHQIGTWRDVYLQYSNHCLHSIAPDASLFDAIYSLLRHKIHRLPVIDPVSGNVLHILTHKRILKFLHIFYSTQKETVPKPCFMQKTIQDVGIGTFRNIATVQQTASVYDALSVFVERRVSALPVVNEQGKVVALYSRFDVINLAAQKTYNNLNMSMQEAIRRRCCFIEGVIKCLPDETLETVIDRIIKAEVHRLVLVDKEDVCRGIISLSDLLQAMVLSPAGIDALLAS is encoded by the exons ATGTACCCACCCCTTTTCTGCCTGCGCCTCACCCCAGACCCCACCCCCATCCCGTTGGCCCTCTGCATACCACTTGAGACTCCTGCTCCTAATATAGACCCAACTGGTTTGTgggacaggcagggggagaggagcctACATGTAGCAGGATCTAGCGTTTATTGTTGG ATCATGTTTCAAGAGATGCGTGAAGAATTGAAGAATTCAG AGGCTGATGCTGAGATGTACATGAAGTTCATGAAAAGTCATTGCTGCTATGAGGCCATTCCAACCAGCTGTAAACTGGTCATATTTGACACAACACTACAA GTGAAGAAAGCCTTTTTCGCTCTTGTAGCAAACGGCTTGAGAGCTGCACCTCTCTGGGATAGCAAGACACAGAGGTTTGTGG GTATGCTGACTATAACAGATTTCATCAACATTCTCCATCGTTACTACAGGTCCCCATTG GTTCAAATGAACGAGCTGGAGAGGCATCAAATTGGAACATGGCGAG aTGTGTACCTGCAATACTCCAACCACTGTCTTCACAGTATCGCTCCAGACGCCAG CCTCTTCGACGCCATCTATTCCCTACTGAGGCATAAGATCCACAGATTGCCGGTTATCGATCCCGTGTCCGGAAATGTCTTACACATTCTCACGCACAAGCGAATCCTCAAGTTTCTCCATATATTT TACTCTACACAGAAAGAGACAGTCCCAAAACCCTGCTTCATGCAGAAGACGATCCAGGACGTTGGGATCGGGACATTCCGGAACATTGCCACGGTCCAGCAGACAGCCTCAGTCTACGATGCCCTGTCTGTGTTTGTAGAGAGGAGGGTCTCCGCACTGCCCGTAGTAAACGAGCAAG GCAAGGTGGTGGCTCTCTACTCCCGATTTGATGTGATT AATCTGGCTGCCCAGAAGACATACAACAACCTGAACATGTCCATGCAGGAGGCCATCCGACGGCGCTGCTGTTTCATTGAGGGCGTCATCAAGTGCCTCCCCGACGAGACCCTGGAGACCGTCATTGATCGCATTATTAAGGCTGAG GTCCATCGGCTGGTCCTGGTGGACAAAGAGGACGTGTGCAGGgggatcatctctctctctgacctgctcCAGGCCATGGTGTTAAGCCCGGCAGGTATTGATGCCCTTTTAGCCTCTTAG
- the prkag3a gene encoding 5'-AMP-activated protein kinase subunit gamma-1 isoform X7: MLLKSTQKLCRICQRGMYPPLFCLRLTPDPTPIPLALCIPLETPAPNIDPTGLWDRQGERSLHVAGSSVYCWIMFQEMREELKNSEADAEMYMKFMKSHCCYEAIPTSCKLVIFDTTLQNILFLLNSAQIFSLHFPRERSWSLLVKKAFFALVANGLRAAPLWDSKTQRFVGMLTITDFINILHRYYRSPLVQMNELERHQIGTWRDVYLQYSNHCLHSIAPDASLFDAIYSLLRHKIHRLPVIDPVSGNVLHILTHKRILKFLHIFYSTQKETVPKPCFMQKTIQDVGIGTFRNIATVQQTASVYDALSVFVERRVSALPVVNEQESGCPEDIQQPEHVHAGGHPTALLFH; the protein is encoded by the exons ATGCTCCTCAAATCCACACAGAAACTATGCAGAATATGTCAGAGAGGAATGTACCCACCCCTTTTCTGCCTGCGCCTCACCCCAGACCCCACCCCCATCCCGTTGGCCCTCTGCATACCACTTGAGACTCCTGCTCCTAATATAGACCCAACTGGTTTGTgggacaggcagggggagaggagcctACATGTAGCAGGATCTAGCGTTTATTGTTGG ATCATGTTTCAAGAGATGCGTGAAGAATTGAAGAATTCAG AGGCTGATGCTGAGATGTACATGAAGTTCATGAAAAGTCATTGCTGCTATGAGGCCATTCCAACCAGCTGTAAACTGGTCATATTTGACACAACACTACAA AACATACTCTTCCTGCTGAACTCAGCCCAGATATTCTCCCTCCACTTCCCAAGGGAAAGGTCATGGTCCCTTTTG GTGAAGAAAGCCTTTTTCGCTCTTGTAGCAAACGGCTTGAGAGCTGCACCTCTCTGGGATAGCAAGACACAGAGGTTTGTGG GTATGCTGACTATAACAGATTTCATCAACATTCTCCATCGTTACTACAGGTCCCCATTG GTTCAAATGAACGAGCTGGAGAGGCATCAAATTGGAACATGGCGAG aTGTGTACCTGCAATACTCCAACCACTGTCTTCACAGTATCGCTCCAGACGCCAG CCTCTTCGACGCCATCTATTCCCTACTGAGGCATAAGATCCACAGATTGCCGGTTATCGATCCCGTGTCCGGAAATGTCTTACACATTCTCACGCACAAGCGAATCCTCAAGTTTCTCCATATATTT TACTCTACACAGAAAGAGACAGTCCCAAAACCCTGCTTCATGCAGAAGACGATCCAGGACGTTGGGATCGGGACATTCCGGAACATTGCCACGGTCCAGCAGACAGCCTCAGTCTACGATGCCCTGTCTGTGTTTGTAGAGAGGAGGGTCTCCGCACTGCCCGTAGTAAACGAGCAAG AATCTGGCTGCCCAGAAGACATACAACAACCTGAACATGTCCATGCAGGAGGCCATCCGACGGCGCTGCTGTTTCATTGA
- the prkag3a gene encoding 5'-AMP-activated protein kinase subunit gamma-1 isoform X8, whose amino-acid sequence MEKILIRQIMFQEMREELKNSEADAEMYMKFMKSHCCYEAIPTSCKLVIFDTTLQVKKAFFALVANGLRAAPLWDSKTQRFVGMLTITDFINILHRYYRSPLVQMNELERHQIGTWRDVYLQYSNHCLHSIAPDASLFDAIYSLLRHKIHRLPVIDPVSGNVLHILTHKRILKFLHIFYSTQKETVPKPCFMQKTIQDVGIGTFRNIATVQQTASVYDALSVFVERRVSALPVVNEQGKVVALYSRFDVINLAAQKTYNNLNMSMQEAIRRRCCFIEGVIKCLPDETLETVIDRIIKAEVHRLVLVDKEDVCRGIISLSDLLQAMVLSPAGIDALLAS is encoded by the exons ATGGAGAAAATACTTATCAGGCAG ATCATGTTTCAAGAGATGCGTGAAGAATTGAAGAATTCAG AGGCTGATGCTGAGATGTACATGAAGTTCATGAAAAGTCATTGCTGCTATGAGGCCATTCCAACCAGCTGTAAACTGGTCATATTTGACACAACACTACAA GTGAAGAAAGCCTTTTTCGCTCTTGTAGCAAACGGCTTGAGAGCTGCACCTCTCTGGGATAGCAAGACACAGAGGTTTGTGG GTATGCTGACTATAACAGATTTCATCAACATTCTCCATCGTTACTACAGGTCCCCATTG GTTCAAATGAACGAGCTGGAGAGGCATCAAATTGGAACATGGCGAG aTGTGTACCTGCAATACTCCAACCACTGTCTTCACAGTATCGCTCCAGACGCCAG CCTCTTCGACGCCATCTATTCCCTACTGAGGCATAAGATCCACAGATTGCCGGTTATCGATCCCGTGTCCGGAAATGTCTTACACATTCTCACGCACAAGCGAATCCTCAAGTTTCTCCATATATTT TACTCTACACAGAAAGAGACAGTCCCAAAACCCTGCTTCATGCAGAAGACGATCCAGGACGTTGGGATCGGGACATTCCGGAACATTGCCACGGTCCAGCAGACAGCCTCAGTCTACGATGCCCTGTCTGTGTTTGTAGAGAGGAGGGTCTCCGCACTGCCCGTAGTAAACGAGCAAG GCAAGGTGGTGGCTCTCTACTCCCGATTTGATGTGATT AATCTGGCTGCCCAGAAGACATACAACAACCTGAACATGTCCATGCAGGAGGCCATCCGACGGCGCTGCTGTTTCATTGAGGGCGTCATCAAGTGCCTCCCCGACGAGACCCTGGAGACCGTCATTGATCGCATTATTAAGGCTGAG GTCCATCGGCTGGTCCTGGTGGACAAAGAGGACGTGTGCAGGgggatcatctctctctctgacctgctcCAGGCCATGGTGTTAAGCCCGGCAGGTATTGATGCCCTTTTAGCCTCTTAG
- the prkag3a gene encoding 5'-AMP-activated protein kinase subunit gamma-1 isoform X5 gives MLLKSTQKLCRICQRGMYPPLFCLRLTPDPTPIPLALCIPLETPAPNIDPTGLWDRQGERSLHVAGSSVYCWIMFQEMREELKNSEADAEMYMKFMKSHCCYEAIPTSCKLVIFDTTLQVKKAFFALVANGLRAAPLWDSKTQRFVGMLTITDFINILHRYYRSPLVQMNELERHQIGTWRDVYLQYSNHCLHSIAPDASLFDAIYSLLRHKIHRLPVIDPVSGNVLHILTHKRILKFLHIFKETVPKPCFMQKTIQDVGIGTFRNIATVQQTASVYDALSVFVERRVSALPVVNEQGKVVALYSRFDVINLAAQKTYNNLNMSMQEAIRRRCCFIEGVIKCLPDETLETVIDRIIKAEVHRLVLVDKEDVCRGIISLSDLLQAMVLSPAGIDALLAS, from the exons ATGCTCCTCAAATCCACACAGAAACTATGCAGAATATGTCAGAGAGGAATGTACCCACCCCTTTTCTGCCTGCGCCTCACCCCAGACCCCACCCCCATCCCGTTGGCCCTCTGCATACCACTTGAGACTCCTGCTCCTAATATAGACCCAACTGGTTTGTgggacaggcagggggagaggagcctACATGTAGCAGGATCTAGCGTTTATTGTTGG ATCATGTTTCAAGAGATGCGTGAAGAATTGAAGAATTCAG AGGCTGATGCTGAGATGTACATGAAGTTCATGAAAAGTCATTGCTGCTATGAGGCCATTCCAACCAGCTGTAAACTGGTCATATTTGACACAACACTACAA GTGAAGAAAGCCTTTTTCGCTCTTGTAGCAAACGGCTTGAGAGCTGCACCTCTCTGGGATAGCAAGACACAGAGGTTTGTGG GTATGCTGACTATAACAGATTTCATCAACATTCTCCATCGTTACTACAGGTCCCCATTG GTTCAAATGAACGAGCTGGAGAGGCATCAAATTGGAACATGGCGAG aTGTGTACCTGCAATACTCCAACCACTGTCTTCACAGTATCGCTCCAGACGCCAG CCTCTTCGACGCCATCTATTCCCTACTGAGGCATAAGATCCACAGATTGCCGGTTATCGATCCCGTGTCCGGAAATGTCTTACACATTCTCACGCACAAGCGAATCCTCAAGTTTCTCCATATATTT AAAGAGACAGTCCCAAAACCCTGCTTCATGCAGAAGACGATCCAGGACGTTGGGATCGGGACATTCCGGAACATTGCCACGGTCCAGCAGACAGCCTCAGTCTACGATGCCCTGTCTGTGTTTGTAGAGAGGAGGGTCTCCGCACTGCCCGTAGTAAACGAGCAAG GCAAGGTGGTGGCTCTCTACTCCCGATTTGATGTGATT AATCTGGCTGCCCAGAAGACATACAACAACCTGAACATGTCCATGCAGGAGGCCATCCGACGGCGCTGCTGTTTCATTGAGGGCGTCATCAAGTGCCTCCCCGACGAGACCCTGGAGACCGTCATTGATCGCATTATTAAGGCTGAG GTCCATCGGCTGGTCCTGGTGGACAAAGAGGACGTGTGCAGGgggatcatctctctctctgacctgctcCAGGCCATGGTGTTAAGCCCGGCAGGTATTGATGCCCTTTTAGCCTCTTAG
- the prkag3a gene encoding 5'-AMP-activated protein kinase subunit gamma-1 isoform X3: MLLKSTQKLCRICQRGMYPPLFCLRLTPDPTPIPLALCIPLETPAPNIDPTGLWDRQGERSLHVAGSSVYCWIMFQEMREELKNSEADAEMYMKFMKSHCCYEAIPTSCKLVIFDTTLQNILFLLNSAQIFSLHFPRERSWSLLVKKAFFALVANGLRAAPLWDSKTQRFVGMLTITDFINILHRYYRSPLVQMNELERHQIGTWRDVYLQYSNHCLHSIAPDASLFDAIYSLLRHKIHRLPVIDPVSGNVLHILTHKRILKFLHIFKETVPKPCFMQKTIQDVGIGTFRNIATVQQTASVYDALSVFVERRVSALPVVNEQGKVVALYSRFDVINLAAQKTYNNLNMSMQEAIRRRCCFIEGVIKCLPDETLETVIDRIIKAEVHRLVLVDKEDVCRGIISLSDLLQAMVLSPAGIDALLAS; this comes from the exons ATGCTCCTCAAATCCACACAGAAACTATGCAGAATATGTCAGAGAGGAATGTACCCACCCCTTTTCTGCCTGCGCCTCACCCCAGACCCCACCCCCATCCCGTTGGCCCTCTGCATACCACTTGAGACTCCTGCTCCTAATATAGACCCAACTGGTTTGTgggacaggcagggggagaggagcctACATGTAGCAGGATCTAGCGTTTATTGTTGG ATCATGTTTCAAGAGATGCGTGAAGAATTGAAGAATTCAG AGGCTGATGCTGAGATGTACATGAAGTTCATGAAAAGTCATTGCTGCTATGAGGCCATTCCAACCAGCTGTAAACTGGTCATATTTGACACAACACTACAA AACATACTCTTCCTGCTGAACTCAGCCCAGATATTCTCCCTCCACTTCCCAAGGGAAAGGTCATGGTCCCTTTTG GTGAAGAAAGCCTTTTTCGCTCTTGTAGCAAACGGCTTGAGAGCTGCACCTCTCTGGGATAGCAAGACACAGAGGTTTGTGG GTATGCTGACTATAACAGATTTCATCAACATTCTCCATCGTTACTACAGGTCCCCATTG GTTCAAATGAACGAGCTGGAGAGGCATCAAATTGGAACATGGCGAG aTGTGTACCTGCAATACTCCAACCACTGTCTTCACAGTATCGCTCCAGACGCCAG CCTCTTCGACGCCATCTATTCCCTACTGAGGCATAAGATCCACAGATTGCCGGTTATCGATCCCGTGTCCGGAAATGTCTTACACATTCTCACGCACAAGCGAATCCTCAAGTTTCTCCATATATTT AAAGAGACAGTCCCAAAACCCTGCTTCATGCAGAAGACGATCCAGGACGTTGGGATCGGGACATTCCGGAACATTGCCACGGTCCAGCAGACAGCCTCAGTCTACGATGCCCTGTCTGTGTTTGTAGAGAGGAGGGTCTCCGCACTGCCCGTAGTAAACGAGCAAG GCAAGGTGGTGGCTCTCTACTCCCGATTTGATGTGATT AATCTGGCTGCCCAGAAGACATACAACAACCTGAACATGTCCATGCAGGAGGCCATCCGACGGCGCTGCTGTTTCATTGAGGGCGTCATCAAGTGCCTCCCCGACGAGACCCTGGAGACCGTCATTGATCGCATTATTAAGGCTGAG GTCCATCGGCTGGTCCTGGTGGACAAAGAGGACGTGTGCAGGgggatcatctctctctctgacctgctcCAGGCCATGGTGTTAAGCCCGGCAGGTATTGATGCCCTTTTAGCCTCTTAG
- the prkag3a gene encoding 5'-AMP-activated protein kinase subunit gamma-1 isoform X2, giving the protein MLLKSTQKLCRICQRGMYPPLFCLRLTPDPTPIPLALCIPLETPAPNIDPTGLWDRQGERSLHVAGSSVYCWIMFQEMREELKNSEADAEMYMKFMKSHCCYEAIPTSCKLVIFDTTLQNILFLLNSAQIFSLHFPRERSWSLLVKKAFFALVANGLRAAPLWDSKTQRFVGMLTITDFINILHRYYRSPLVQMNELERHQIGTWRDVYLQYSNHCLHSIAPDASLFDAIYSLLRHKIHRLPVIDPVSGNVLHILTHKRILKFLHIFYSTQKETVPKPCFMQKTIQDVGIGTFRNIATVQQTASVYDALSVFVERRVSALPVVNEQGKVVALYSRFDVINLAAQKTYNNLNMSMQEAIRRRCCFIEGVIKCLPDETLETVIDRIIKAEVHRLVLVDKEDVCRGIISLSDLLQAMVLSPAEISSKSN; this is encoded by the exons ATGCTCCTCAAATCCACACAGAAACTATGCAGAATATGTCAGAGAGGAATGTACCCACCCCTTTTCTGCCTGCGCCTCACCCCAGACCCCACCCCCATCCCGTTGGCCCTCTGCATACCACTTGAGACTCCTGCTCCTAATATAGACCCAACTGGTTTGTgggacaggcagggggagaggagcctACATGTAGCAGGATCTAGCGTTTATTGTTGG ATCATGTTTCAAGAGATGCGTGAAGAATTGAAGAATTCAG AGGCTGATGCTGAGATGTACATGAAGTTCATGAAAAGTCATTGCTGCTATGAGGCCATTCCAACCAGCTGTAAACTGGTCATATTTGACACAACACTACAA AACATACTCTTCCTGCTGAACTCAGCCCAGATATTCTCCCTCCACTTCCCAAGGGAAAGGTCATGGTCCCTTTTG GTGAAGAAAGCCTTTTTCGCTCTTGTAGCAAACGGCTTGAGAGCTGCACCTCTCTGGGATAGCAAGACACAGAGGTTTGTGG GTATGCTGACTATAACAGATTTCATCAACATTCTCCATCGTTACTACAGGTCCCCATTG GTTCAAATGAACGAGCTGGAGAGGCATCAAATTGGAACATGGCGAG aTGTGTACCTGCAATACTCCAACCACTGTCTTCACAGTATCGCTCCAGACGCCAG CCTCTTCGACGCCATCTATTCCCTACTGAGGCATAAGATCCACAGATTGCCGGTTATCGATCCCGTGTCCGGAAATGTCTTACACATTCTCACGCACAAGCGAATCCTCAAGTTTCTCCATATATTT TACTCTACACAGAAAGAGACAGTCCCAAAACCCTGCTTCATGCAGAAGACGATCCAGGACGTTGGGATCGGGACATTCCGGAACATTGCCACGGTCCAGCAGACAGCCTCAGTCTACGATGCCCTGTCTGTGTTTGTAGAGAGGAGGGTCTCCGCACTGCCCGTAGTAAACGAGCAAG GCAAGGTGGTGGCTCTCTACTCCCGATTTGATGTGATT AATCTGGCTGCCCAGAAGACATACAACAACCTGAACATGTCCATGCAGGAGGCCATCCGACGGCGCTGCTGTTTCATTGAGGGCGTCATCAAGTGCCTCCCCGACGAGACCCTGGAGACCGTCATTGATCGCATTATTAAGGCTGAG GTCCATCGGCTGGTCCTGGTGGACAAAGAGGACGTGTGCAGGgggatcatctctctctctgacctgctcCAGGCCATGGTGTTAAGCCCGGCAG
- the prkag3a gene encoding 5'-AMP-activated protein kinase subunit gamma-1 isoform X9 — MLLKSTQKLCRICQRGMYPPLFCLRLTPDPTPIPLALCIPLETPAPNIDPTGLWDRQGERSLHVAGSSVYCWIMFQEMREELKNSEADAEMYMKFMKSHCCYEAIPTSCKLVIFDTTLQNILFLLNSAQIFSLHFPRERSWSLLVKKAFFALVANGLRAAPLWDSKTQRFVGMLTITDFINILHRYYRSPLVQMNELERHQIGTWRDVYLQYSNHCLHSIAPDASLFDAIYSLLRHKIHRLPVIDPVSGNVLHILTHKRILKFLHIFYSTQKETVPKPCFMQKTIQDVGIGTFRNIATVQQTASVYDALSVFVERRVSALPVVNEQGGGSLLPI; from the exons ATGCTCCTCAAATCCACACAGAAACTATGCAGAATATGTCAGAGAGGAATGTACCCACCCCTTTTCTGCCTGCGCCTCACCCCAGACCCCACCCCCATCCCGTTGGCCCTCTGCATACCACTTGAGACTCCTGCTCCTAATATAGACCCAACTGGTTTGTgggacaggcagggggagaggagcctACATGTAGCAGGATCTAGCGTTTATTGTTGG ATCATGTTTCAAGAGATGCGTGAAGAATTGAAGAATTCAG AGGCTGATGCTGAGATGTACATGAAGTTCATGAAAAGTCATTGCTGCTATGAGGCCATTCCAACCAGCTGTAAACTGGTCATATTTGACACAACACTACAA AACATACTCTTCCTGCTGAACTCAGCCCAGATATTCTCCCTCCACTTCCCAAGGGAAAGGTCATGGTCCCTTTTG GTGAAGAAAGCCTTTTTCGCTCTTGTAGCAAACGGCTTGAGAGCTGCACCTCTCTGGGATAGCAAGACACAGAGGTTTGTGG GTATGCTGACTATAACAGATTTCATCAACATTCTCCATCGTTACTACAGGTCCCCATTG GTTCAAATGAACGAGCTGGAGAGGCATCAAATTGGAACATGGCGAG aTGTGTACCTGCAATACTCCAACCACTGTCTTCACAGTATCGCTCCAGACGCCAG CCTCTTCGACGCCATCTATTCCCTACTGAGGCATAAGATCCACAGATTGCCGGTTATCGATCCCGTGTCCGGAAATGTCTTACACATTCTCACGCACAAGCGAATCCTCAAGTTTCTCCATATATTT TACTCTACACAGAAAGAGACAGTCCCAAAACCCTGCTTCATGCAGAAGACGATCCAGGACGTTGGGATCGGGACATTCCGGAACATTGCCACGGTCCAGCAGACAGCCTCAGTCTACGATGCCCTGTCTGTGTTTGTAGAGAGGAGGGTCTCCGCACTGCCCGTAGTAAACGAGCAAG GTGGTGGCTCTCTACTCCCGATTTGA
- the prkag3a gene encoding 5'-AMP-activated protein kinase subunit gamma-1 isoform X6, whose product MEKILIRQIMFQEMREELKNSEADAEMYMKFMKSHCCYEAIPTSCKLVIFDTTLQNILFLLNSAQIFSLHFPRERSWSLLVKKAFFALVANGLRAAPLWDSKTQRFVGMLTITDFINILHRYYRSPLVQMNELERHQIGTWRDVYLQYSNHCLHSIAPDASLFDAIYSLLRHKIHRLPVIDPVSGNVLHILTHKRILKFLHIFYSTQKETVPKPCFMQKTIQDVGIGTFRNIATVQQTASVYDALSVFVERRVSALPVVNEQGKVVALYSRFDVINLAAQKTYNNLNMSMQEAIRRRCCFIEGVIKCLPDETLETVIDRIIKAEVHRLVLVDKEDVCRGIISLSDLLQAMVLSPAGIDALLAS is encoded by the exons ATGGAGAAAATACTTATCAGGCAG ATCATGTTTCAAGAGATGCGTGAAGAATTGAAGAATTCAG AGGCTGATGCTGAGATGTACATGAAGTTCATGAAAAGTCATTGCTGCTATGAGGCCATTCCAACCAGCTGTAAACTGGTCATATTTGACACAACACTACAA AACATACTCTTCCTGCTGAACTCAGCCCAGATATTCTCCCTCCACTTCCCAAGGGAAAGGTCATGGTCCCTTTTG GTGAAGAAAGCCTTTTTCGCTCTTGTAGCAAACGGCTTGAGAGCTGCACCTCTCTGGGATAGCAAGACACAGAGGTTTGTGG GTATGCTGACTATAACAGATTTCATCAACATTCTCCATCGTTACTACAGGTCCCCATTG GTTCAAATGAACGAGCTGGAGAGGCATCAAATTGGAACATGGCGAG aTGTGTACCTGCAATACTCCAACCACTGTCTTCACAGTATCGCTCCAGACGCCAG CCTCTTCGACGCCATCTATTCCCTACTGAGGCATAAGATCCACAGATTGCCGGTTATCGATCCCGTGTCCGGAAATGTCTTACACATTCTCACGCACAAGCGAATCCTCAAGTTTCTCCATATATTT TACTCTACACAGAAAGAGACAGTCCCAAAACCCTGCTTCATGCAGAAGACGATCCAGGACGTTGGGATCGGGACATTCCGGAACATTGCCACGGTCCAGCAGACAGCCTCAGTCTACGATGCCCTGTCTGTGTTTGTAGAGAGGAGGGTCTCCGCACTGCCCGTAGTAAACGAGCAAG GCAAGGTGGTGGCTCTCTACTCCCGATTTGATGTGATT AATCTGGCTGCCCAGAAGACATACAACAACCTGAACATGTCCATGCAGGAGGCCATCCGACGGCGCTGCTGTTTCATTGAGGGCGTCATCAAGTGCCTCCCCGACGAGACCCTGGAGACCGTCATTGATCGCATTATTAAGGCTGAG GTCCATCGGCTGGTCCTGGTGGACAAAGAGGACGTGTGCAGGgggatcatctctctctctgacctgctcCAGGCCATGGTGTTAAGCCCGGCAGGTATTGATGCCCTTTTAGCCTCTTAG